The DNA segment CCACACAACTGCCCAGCATCCAGGTCCCACAAGAGAGTCCACCCAGTCTTAACTCTGTGGTTTCAACAGGCAAGGACTACTGTTCAATACACAGACTATGGATTCATCTTAAAATATCATTTCAGCATCTAATTTTGTCActtatgtttgtttgtcattacagtgtgtgtgtacgtgaACAAGCATGGTAACTGCGGTCCCCACCTGGACAGGAAGCAGATGCAGCATCTGCCAGATCACTTTGGCCCTGGTCCAGTGAACGCTGTGCTGCAGCAGGTGGTCCAGTCCTGTATAGACTGTGCATACCAGCCCAAAGTCCTTCTCAGTGCACTGCAGACCCACTCAGGGGGAGGCGAGATCGTTCGAGGTACTAACACACAGCCAATACCAGTTGTTACAGTTGTTGTGTATTGGAATCCGACAGTATCGGACCACCAGTTCAGAAAAATCTGTGTCATGTGTAATGGCAGATGATTGATAGAGCAGTAAAACAGGTTGTCCTTCCTCCTAGTGAGAACAGATGGTGGAGTTTGTGTGGTCAAACTGCCCTCAGCGTCCAGTGCTTCCTTTGTGCTGCGGTTCTTGGAAACAATGTGTCGTCACCTGCAATGCGACAACCTGTTCAGCAGCCAACCGTTCAGCCACTACACTGCGTACGACAGGACAAAGTCAGGTAAGCACGGCAGTCACTGATTTCAACAGGAGAGACACTGTAAGAACAGGAAAGAAAGGAAGTCTGGTGGATTTTAGATCAGAAAGAGGGTTTATGAATATCCTACAGGCCACATGGGAGGCTTCGGCGGGCCAGATGTGGCCTGAAGACCACCATTTGATGACCTCTGTTCTCTAGGATATCGTTAATCGGAGTATGGTTGCgtgtaaatattttgtgcatgtagaCATAATGATTAATTTCCTGTTTTTGCGTTTCAGTAAAAGAAGAGGCATTGGACATTCCTTCTCTGGCTCGAGGCAGTAAACGGAGTCTCTCTGGAGTCTCTCCACCATACGCAGCCCCTTTGTCACCCAAACATTTACGTACCGAGGCCCACCCTTCAGAAGGTCCGGCTCACTTTGCACACAAAGCTCTGTGTATCATGAAAGTGTGTATAGAACTACATTTGAAGGTCTGCTGCGTTTTCCTCTCTCCAGCAGAGACCCTGCCCCATGAAGAGAATGGCCTAATAAAGGAGCAGCGTTACATGGACTCGGCCTCAAACTCCATGACCCCTCGACCCCAGACAGCGAGGAGTTCCTCCGAGTACCACTCCCAGGCCAGCAGCCTCTATCACCACGGCAACGCCACACCCATGCGCCGCCTGTCCTCAAACCCTGCAGAGCTCAGCTCCACACAGCCCCTAAGAAGAGTTGAAGGTACAGCAAGAAAACTACCCACTAGTGTAGGAATCCTCCAGAAAACCATTTTCATGTAACAGAAGAAGGCCAACAATGAGAGTATCAGAATATTATGAGGAGAACATACAGTAtcttttgccgcgtttccactacatggaaccagctcgacttggctcggctcggctcgactcggtattcctggagactgtttccattacaggatacttgtgactttacagtacctggacgtcatagcaatgcggcgcgttatttccgtgtcgtctgctcagagagttgctgaaaactcactcattgcacattgtctcatctgaatttttacgtcggccaccaaagactgaatctcctcgaccgaccatggtgtagttttgggctgttatcatgtgggttAACCTACcattatatttactgtaaacttctgcatctgttttttgtaaaatggcgggtcacagagacaactgtctgaccaatcagtggtctgcagtgttatacgtcacggtttagtatcacttggaacctcagcggaggtgataccaaaaaactaataccgggtaccagattccaggtcctttttcgtaatggaaacgcaaaaaggctgagccgagtcgagtcgagtcgagccgataccacgcagtggaaacgcggcatttgacTCAATGTGGTTTCTGTCCTGTAAGCTCATGTTTCTGTGCTCTGTCTTGACAGCAGCCAGTTCTACTACAGGTCCAGAGGTGTCTGAGCGGGAGCAGCATCCCAGTAAAAACCCATCGTCCTGGACCATTGAAGAGGTCATGCAGTTTGTGAGGGATGCTGACCCCACAGCGTTAGCTCCACATGCAGAACTATTCCGAAAACATGTAAGTAAATTCTACTGTTTAGAAAGACCACAGAACCAGCAACAGACAGATGGATCTGAGTCACTCTCGTCAACCTTAGCCTTGACTGAGAACAATGATCAGGCAAAAATGACTTGGACTGTCGCCTCCTGCCTTTGACAATATACAGCAAGACAGCTCTTAATTTTCCTGTATTGTCAATCAGTCACAGAACAGAACATGTGTGGGAGGAAAAGTGGTTCTTAATGTCCTGGATCATACCTGCATTCCCATGTTTGACTTTAAAGAATGTAGTTCCTCGAGTCTGTAAACACAGAACACTATACACCAAACATGTGACTCAGATGGAGTCTACACACCCCAAACAGTGGATTAACAGaacattcattcatataaaaccaagttatgatccaAAAAAATACATAcgtactgttggatctgcatAGTGTTGCATAGTGGTGCAAAGTTTGTCGCATTGGTCTTTTGTTTTGTGCAATTATTCATGTCATGCGCTGGTCTTGGACTGGCAGCTTGTCTTAGATATGGGCCCATTTAAGtgctttttgtttggattgtgttctgttgtctaaCAATTGGTTTGATTGAgtttttagctgatgtttttctAGTTATGTGGGTGTATAACGTGTATATTGGTACAAGCGTCACAtaacattaccatggcaacacagacagagcaGCGACTGCCCCTGGTAAGAGCTTAAGCTATTACTAATTAGGGCAAACAACTAACAGTCTCATTGTGGATTTGACTGTTggttattttcttgattaatGGATTGATTGTATGATTTATGTAATGTCaggaaatggtcaaatatgtCTCAAACAACCCAAGATGATGTTCACAATCCTTATATGTCATATGAAAAAATATCACATATGTTCATGCTATAGATACAGTCAGTAATGTGTCGTGTGTGTTGATCCCAGTTTCTTCCATTTTCACTGTACAGAATGAACTCAGGATCTGTTTCCTTAATGAGTGTCATTGTTCCACAGGAGATCGATGGAAAAGCCCTGATGCTGCTCCGGAGCGACATGATCATGAAGTACATGGGTCTGAAGCTGGGGCCTGCGCTGAAGTTATGCCACCACATCGAGAGGCTGAAACAAGGCAAAGTGTAACAGGAAACACCGCCACCATCTGTCACAGACTCATGAGCAATAAGCCTCCGGAGGGTCGGCGCCGGGACACCGGTCTCCACCGCCGCCACCGGCCACACCGAGGCTACGTGTTACTTCAGACTCCACCTCGAGGGACTCAATAGATGTTACAACTTTCGGAGTGGAGAAGTGTGCCGTGCATTGCTGACACATTACCTCATCCCCTCATCCGTGAACAAAAAGCTGTTCAAGTTTAACGGACACCATTGACTTTATGAAATCCCAAAGGAAAATAATCCCCGTAGTGTTTACATTGCATAGCACATGTGcacacgtggacacattttttAATGGAGATGAATCTTTTGATCCTGGTTTTGGATCCCCAAAGATGGAGAATGTTTCTTCTTatataatgtttttattattgttgaaTTTCCAGTTATTAAGGAAGGGTTggtatactgacaaaaagaaTCCATCAGACGTTCTTACCCGTGCATTTTCAAGAGGCTTTTAATGCTTTTCGTGCCGTTTAGCTGTTTTCAGTTCATGTTTATTCACGTTTGCCTGAAATATAGGTACATCTGCTTGCCTGAAGAATGCCTCTCAGTGCATTCCTTTTCGTTCACACGTCAGACAGAAGCTTTCATTCGCTGGGACATTTTCAGTATCAACTATTAAGGGATCATGTTGTATTTTAGCATTTTCATTAGTTTTGCTGCAAAAATCTACTGTGTCCTGTGTGCTGTGGCATGCTGGAAAAGAATGGCATCATGTATCGTGTCTTAGCGAGCCCTAAGTTGCCTCCCACCGGCCTCCATGCAGTTTTTATCAATGTCAAACCGTTTATACCAAGTTATCTGAGCCTGTATTCATTTCAATGGACGGGTTGTTAAGGAAGTGAAAATAACACATTTCTAAGGGCTTTATATGCttactttatttttatcagtCATAATCATTTAGTTTAGCTTCATGGATGCCTGCAACCTCAGTGTTGTCACTTTTGACCGTTGCAATCACTGTTAGCAATGAAAACAGATGTGTATAGTTTTATGGGTTTAACCATGAATATCAGCAACAGAATGTACATTTTGTAGAAACTTTAATATTTTAAGGAAATCGTATACACACGTTAGAAATGTGAAGAGTCTGGACACGGTGAATCTCTCCCAGTGGATtccattctgctttttttttaatacttactGCAACGCTTTTAGTTGAAATACTCAATACTAGACTTTGCCTTGCTTTACCTATATGACATTTCTCAGGTTTACGTGGTCTTTGTTAGTACAAGCTTTTGTAGCATACTGTTTATAATAACACATAACAGAATTTTCCTGTTATTCCCTCCTCTGATATAAAAGTACTTGTGCCATATGATATTCGACACAGGATCGAAGTGCTGTCGATTTCCCTCTTGCGTCTTCTTAAAGTACTTGAAAAATACGTGTTGCATAAAGTCACTTGTCTATTATGTCACAACAGATAAACAATCTGACCTGTGTTTATgatcttgtgtatttttttataaacAAGACTACAGACATGCATGTGTTACAACAGATTTTTTAAGTCTTTTGGGTTGATTTTTTGTAATCTTACCAGAAAAGTAACATCACCAAACTTTGCTTTTGAGCTTAATCTGAAAACAAATTTTGACAGCCATTCTGAAAACATATTCCATATTACCTCAGTACATGTACAGATTAAACTGTCATCCAACATGGTCAGTATTTTAcatcgtgtatgtgtgtgtgtgtgtgtgtgtgtgtcctaaatTAATGGGAAATGTCCTGCTGTAACATGGCATCCAAACACTGCAGCTTCCAAACTGCACAACACTCGCTTACACACTTGAAGGACTGAACAAGAGCACTTTTCAGTCGCCTGTGGAGGCTTTCAGTCACTGACCTGGCTGGAGTTCAGAAACTGGAAGGAGCCTCTTGCGATTGGACTACTTCATGGGAATGAAAATTTATGTGAATCAGGAGCCAAAATATTTGAAACCCTCTCCCCTCTTTGGGTCCCTCTTAATGAACCATGAGTATCAATGTCTATCTAACATGCAGTAGATGAAATGATACTGGAGGATCTTATAGTATCAGGGCCACACTGAGACAGGAAAATggaatattacaagaataaagtcagacaaaacataatattatgagaaaacATTGAAATGAAAAGGTATGTCTGTATCAAATACAAACAGGAGTCACTGGGCTCAGACTGCTGTGTTCGCTCCAGCTGGGAATTTAGATAACTTTAATATTAAGCTTTTGTCTCATGAAGATTctctcaacccttaaagacctagaaataTGTTTGTTTAGATTTCTCTCTACATATAACCTTTCCTTTATCACATGAttcatcacattttatttaatatcctttgcatttttcagtataaatcaggttttttcctatatttgattcagtgaccatgtagatgttcataaaagctgtgagtaaattcaaagattattatatcagaagagaaaactgatgaaaaaaacagacttcttcagtaaaatgtatcactaactgaacataaactcaagGACCtacaactgtcatttatcagactacaTTAGTTTTACTGGTAAATTGATGTTGCAGTAGATGATTCACTAtgaagtctctgaacgtccaaatgcatcATGTCTGATaccagtgaaaagctgagaaactgcattttacagaactatttaaccctttaaatgccaaatGGAATACATGATGTCACAGTATATGTcctgtcatgaaaaaaaaagatatttatatatatgattATTACTGGGGGGGTGTCTTTGAGTCTTGTATGTGCCAAAAAGTAGCAACAACATTGATTTCATTGCGTTGGTATTTGGACATTTACAAATATGGTTTGAGTGTCAGTCTGAAGCTTTTTTTGCCATGAAGGTCCTGCAATGAACAAAAACTACCAGTGCAATGAAGTCAGTGTTATTGTTAATCTTAGACATGTTGAAAACTCTGATATAAAACAATGCCACACCCCTGCGccatggattaacccataaagacccagtgcggcatttgtggcagttcccaaatgaatttttcttcatatttttaagtgatcattttttaagtgatttaccaccatttatgataatattatcctctgtgttttgcgtttttcagtgtaaatcatgaaatttccatatttaattcactgatcatgtagacgttttgaaaaactcagtaaattcaaaggttattacatcaaaatagagaaaaattgaagaagcagtgactttttcaacaaaatatatcattaattgaatggAAAAGCAAGTGtccccactgtcattgatccaacttcatggtcttttactggtgaatcaatgttgtagaagatgtcggtgtttccatggtaactacggagccaaatgggtcatatctgctgaccatgaaaagatgacaaactgcattttacaacaattattaacatgtattgaaataattagtggattaacagaaaTTAAACAGTTGAAATCACTAGATGGCTCTGGTCgctggtgactgtttgggtctttatgggttaattggaaaatatctcatattttgtgttgtttttttaatacaagtGACATCACATATTCAGACTGCCgtgtaaagggttaaaatcctcacACCTGACTGAACATTTGGGAGCTTTGATCAGAGTGAAAAGGCTGAAGAGATTTATgaagaaaaaagcagaaaaaatattgattataGGATGATGTTATAGCagctttttgtgtgtatttttgtctcGAAGGTCCCTTTACGATGCAAAAAGCTTCAGTAGTTTATAATAGACCAGTAGTAACTGACAATAGATTTAAAAAATATgtctaaaaagaaacaaacaggaaTTAAGTTTTATGATCACCAAAGTAGAAAAAGACCTTTTCTCATAATAATTTGATATTTCAAAATTTTATAACTTTATCCTTGAAATAtctcattttttttgtccttatcaTAGCCTTAAAGCCACATAACTAAGTGAATTCTAGCTTTTATTCTAACATTTCAACAATTTTTTACCTGACATTTTACCTTCATCCCAGAGAAAAACACAGAGTACTGACAACTCAGACACAGATTTTGGCTTTATGACTTTTAGTTCACTGTCATATAAAAAGCACATACACTGTACAGTAAGCAAACATGGACTGCCAGCACATTTCAACTGGTGTTACTTCACTGACATCTTCATCAAAATAAGTTTCCGGAAGCTAAAAATGCTTCTTGAGATGGCCAAAAGGAAGTCGTTTCTCAATATCAACTCACACTGTGTCTCCTAAATGACCATTctgtacagtatacacacagaTTGTATAAATAAAAGTTGTACAAAGAATAAATAAAGTCCTGTACAACCAGTTAGATCCAACTACATCACTGTGGGAACAAAGAAAAGAGTTTTCTGTTGAACGGACTGCAGACATGAGtgtaaaatgtaattacttatgaACATCAATATAAATAGACCAGCTcgtaaaatgtaatttttaggTATTTTCCCACCCTTAGTAATGTCTCTGCTCTTCACACAGACTGTCTACATATGGCTCTTATTTCTTGGGCTTGTAATTTCTAGATTTCATGATCACAAAGGGGCGACAGAATAGGTAGGACACCCTGTGTTTTCAACTAAACTATGACAAAGTGCACTCAATAGGATAAATAAAccgacacacaaaacaacacgcTCACATTCACATCTCGGGTCGTAACCATGGGACTGAAAAATACCATGcttcacaataaaacaagaagaaaaatgacATCAAACCACTTGGAACAAACACCGACAAATTTCAGAAAGGGGAGATGGAGTCTAAAGAAGCATTTCACCAAATACTGATTCTATTAACAGACTAATCACACACGTAATAAATACAGGCAAAGTGTTTTCTGTCACTGCACTATTTCTGCCTCAGTATCAATCGCTCATACAAACATTACTCAGAATTTTCCCTTTCACTTCGTCTCCCCTTCACAGTTTAAGTTCATCGTCCTCTTAGATCCAGTAAATGAGTCTGTTAATGGAAACAGCAGGAGTTTGTCATGTTGGACAAACCAGTGAATTTGGAAAAGCCTATAGACAATTAAGAAATCCCTATTTTCCTGCTGTTTAACAAAATAAGAATGTACAGTATTTTGTTGCGACTGAGGGCCTTTGCCAACATTCATTTGATGAAATTCTGGCTCCGACCCTCTTGCCAAGTCGTTATTAGCCTGTCATGCTAAACCCCGACCAATCACATAAGAACGAATCGCTTCAGTGAGCTACTGATGACTAGAGGAATTTCCAATGATGGGACGTGTTTTAACAGTCTCAGTCGTGTCCTGCAATTACATAATGCTCAACCCCCCCCGAACAGTAAGAACCTAAACTATCAGGTTTTTTAGGTCTTCAGTGCACTTAGATAAAAACTACATATGGAAACAAACCATGGACCAAGATGGAAAAATTTAACCCATGTGTCTTTCTGTAATTATAAATGTTCTTGAACATCTCAGATTTATAAAGACAGTCTCCAAAGCCACATGGAGAGCCCATTAAGCTgccaaaacatttcttttaaacttGGTTTAATGTAACACTGTAGAGTAGTGCATTTGCAAAAAGCACAGCAATTCAGAAAAGAACTTCAGAAGACTGTTACTGCTGTGTCCCACATTCAGGAGTTTCTGCAACATTTTGTACCCAAACTGTGGGCTGTGATTGGACATATAAGTGTATGAGTTTGATTACAGAATGTCCCCACATGTGTTTTATGTTATACGCTCCAGAGGGATTACCAGAGAGCAGTGCAGCAATTAATCCCCCTCCACTGAGCACTTTCACTTCCTGGGGAGCAGCGCTGCAAGTCTCTGCTTCTTAATGGGAAGGAAATGGATCTCCTGTGAGCTGACCTTCTTCAATTTGATAGCTCTGTTTTTTGGAACCTTTTTAAGCGGGTCGTTGGGGTCGTGCTGCTCTCCTTGGGACACTGACTGGACGCCGTAGAGCTGCTGCAGAGACGTCCCCTGGCTACCGTCTCGTTTGATGGAAAAGTTCTTGGTGGATACCCCTGAAAGGCCTTTAATCTTTCCACAGAGGATGGCGGGGATCGCGTCCTTGACAGAGACGATGACCTTAGCCGTCTGGGAGGCGCTGACTATCTCAAGGTTTCCAGCTCCGCTAAGTGATGCCTCAGGGCCCAGAGAACTAGAGCCACCAGCGCTGCTGTCAACCACCCACTTATGCTGCCGGCTGAACTCCAGTGAAGCCAGACTGCCCAGGAGTTTGGAATCTAAAGTCTGGGTGCATTCAACGCCCAGAGACAAAGCAGTGGCACTACTATCCTGACCCAGTTCTCGCTCACGTCCTGGGGAACCACCGACGCTACATGACTGAACACACTTTTTCCTCACACCAGGCACCGACAAGTCAAGCACACTGTCCTGCTGCACACTAGGATATTCCTGTTTTGGTTCAACTGCCCTGACGGAGAGGTCCAGAGCCTGTCCTTCGTCTGAAGGAAGCGAGGACGGAGACGTAGATTGTGTCTGGAATGTGGTCGTGGATCTGCtcgaagacagaggaggagaggtaGTATCTTTTAAAGAAGTCTGAGTGCTTTTGCTCACAGTGCAAACTGGTTTTGGCACGTTCCCCTTTGAGTCCTCGGTCTGAGGGACAGGAACGGGGATGGGGAGAGGAACTGGCAGAGGCACTGGTAGGGGGATGATGACAGGGTACGGAACCAGGAGAGTTGCAGGAGGGACCAGAGGGGCCAGGGGGGAGGTGTAGGGAGGCGTTAAGGGAGGAAGGGGGAAGAAGTTGGAGCCTGGTGACTGACAGGTGGATGAACCCCCCTGAGAAGAAGGGAAGAGGTCCTGCAAGATGGCTGCAAATGCCGGATTCTGCAGGAGAGACAGCAGGTTGGCGTCCTGCGCTTGTCCTGCAGACTTCTGGTCGACTCCTGGAGGCAAAGCGAACGTTAAAGGATTCTGACACAGGACGTTGTTTTGGAGTGGCAACTGTGGGCAATTAGTAGCCTGAGGAATCACAGAGGGACTCATGTGCTGGAGGACCTGCTGATCCAAGACCAGCGGTAGAGAAACTGGGCTTTGGCTTGTTATCAAGTACGGGGCGGCCCCCATTTGGCTGAGCTGGGGCCCGGCTGCTCCGGCCATCTGGAGGTGGATGGGCAGCATCAGCGGGCTCTCTCCCAGGCACACTGGATGAAGCACAGTTGTTGCGACTTTCAGAGCCACGCCTCCTGGAGATTCAGCAGTGGGACTCACCACCGATGGGGCCTCTGTTAAGTTAGGGACCCCTCCTTTGCTCAGTCCTGTTGCGCTGTCATCACAGGATTCAGTGGAAATCAGTGGATTTACTCCATTCTCTGCTTTTCCGGgcatttctcctcctcctcccacctcTGCGTTGCACACATCAGTCTGAGGCTGAGCCATATTTACTGACGCACTGTCACTGCCCTCCATTATTCAACCTAATGACTGAGGACAAATCTTCATCAAGTGCTAGTGACAGGATGCATTCATTATTCTTCTAGCAGCCCTGCAACATAGAAAACACAATATTTAGTGTTTTAGCAACAATCAGTTATACATGCCACCAAAACTGGAAACTATGGTGTAAAAACCCACCGAATATTATGGTCTGAAAGACTCATACCTTACATGATGTTAAATACATGGGGCTCAGCAACACCACAGATCTGATATACAACATTTATCCCATATATTAAAGgggtctaaacccacttttattagtctttggtacatttatttgtgtatttggtgaCCCTAAAAGTtgcaaaagtttgaatttcaaccccccccccgtgccgcaaagctatctttatattaattttggtgaaaaatcgagtggatttctacaatctgtttcaattcctgcttaatttgttatgtctataactagttacgtcacgacatttgcacatacaaggtcaagacttccaacgaatgtttctccgagtacgctataattgtttatcagcagcagcggctgtactaaaaactgaaaatatgtccaaactttcagctgattacctaaaatgttcagttgttggttgtattaatgaacaaaagtggctgaacgggacagaaagcatggtcaacaacctggaggaggtggggcctgaagtgactcatttgaGAGCCAGtgttcaaaatgacctttctgctgtcattactcagaaatagggttgaaaatagacttgtggagttgaattaatgaagaattcagacccaagcatagcatttacaggtcATGTcgacagggaaatgttttgaaatgcagaattccatttaaaaaagtaaaatatcactcctttaagactgtGTGATCTGAGAATATATGACCAGTGCATATTACATGatattacaaaaaaatacattatactATTTTGTAATTGCATTATTAATGGAAATGTTTTTCATCAGTTGTACTACACTACATTCTTCCTAGTGCCAGATGCAGGAAGGAAATTTGCATGAAGTCGACACAAACAAACGAGGAGAGGGAACGTGACACAGAATGTGGTAATTCAGAACAGGAGGGAGACGCCATCAGCCCAGACAGAAGAACCTCCCACTACAGGAGGAGTGACTTCTGTCACATACATGTGGTCTGGATGTGAGAAGTTTGACACTGTCCAGGAAGCTGCACTCTGCCAAAGAAATAATAATACAGTCACATTATAAAATGTATCT comes from the Sphaeramia orbicularis chromosome 4, fSphaOr1.1, whole genome shotgun sequence genome and includes:
- the LOC115418307 gene encoding sex comb on midleg-like protein 2 isoform X1, whose product is MGKTPIKDPKDGKKEKPGKTVPPTGITPSAPKDTFSWEEYLKETSSIPAPPSCFRQARVPPSNDFKVGMKLEAHDPRNSTSVCIATVMGLTGVRLRLRLDGSDNSNDFWRLVDSSDIQPIGTCEKNGDMLQPPLGFRMNASSWPMFLLRTLNGAEMAPATAFKKEPLRPPQNNFKPGMKLEAVDKKNPYLICPATIGEVKGDEVFVMFDGWRGAFDYWCKYDSRDIFPVGWCSLTKHSLQPPGNSVTLPKSLQILTASPSKPNRRSMQSPYRLPNPLPPLPVRKGVRGRRPKSETIALLKAVAEAAAAQNDTVPEDTQLEPRPHKKRGPKPGSKRKSKIFQSTTQLPSIQVPQESPPSLNSVVSTVCVYVNKHGNCGPHLDRKQMQHLPDHFGPGPVNAVLQQVVQSCIDCAYQPKVLLSALQTHSGGGEIVRVRTDGGVCVVKLPSASSASFVLRFLETMCRHLQCDNLFSSQPFSHYTAYDRTKSVKEEALDIPSLARGSKRSLSGVSPPYAAPLSPKHLRTEAHPSEAETLPHEENGLIKEQRYMDSASNSMTPRPQTARSSSEYHSQASSLYHHGNATPMRRLSSNPAELSSTQPLRRVEAASSTTGPEVSEREQHPSKNPSSWTIEEVMQFVRDADPTALAPHAELFRKHEIDGKALMLLRSDMIMKYMGLKLGPALKLCHHIERLKQGKV
- the LOC115418307 gene encoding sex comb on midleg-like protein 2 isoform X2; amino-acid sequence: MGKTPIKDPKDGKKEKPGKTVPPTGITPSAPKDTFSWEEYLKETSSIPAPPSCFRQARVPPSNDFKVGMKLEAHDPRNSTSVCIATVMGLTGVRLRLRLDGSDNSNDFWRLVDSSDIQPIGTCEKNGDMLQPPLGFRMNASSWPMFLLRTLNGAEMAPATAFKKEPLRPPQNNFKPGMKLEAVDKKNPYLICPATIGEVKGDEVFVMFDGWRGAFDYWCKYDSRDIFPVGWCSLTKHSLQPPGNSVTLPKSLQILTASPSKPNRRSMQSPYRLPNPLPPLPVRKGVRGRRPKSETIALLKAVAEAAAAQNDTVPEDTQLEPRPHKKRGPKPGSKRKSKIFQSTTQLPSIQVPQESPPSLNSVVSTVCVYVNKHGNCGPHLDRKQMQHLPDHFGPGPVNAVLQQVVQSCIDCAYQPKVLLSALQTHSGGGEIVRVRTDGGVCVVKLPSASSASFVLRFLETMCRHLQCDNLFSSQPFSHYTAYDRTKSVKEEALDIPSLARGSKRSLSGVSPPYAAPLSPKHLRTEAHPSEAETLPHEENGLIKEQRYMDSASNSMTPRPQTARSSSEYHSQASSLYHHGNATPMRRLSSNPAELSSTQPLRRVEASSTTGPEVSEREQHPSKNPSSWTIEEVMQFVRDADPTALAPHAELFRKHEIDGKALMLLRSDMIMKYMGLKLGPALKLCHHIERLKQGKV
- the LOC115418307 gene encoding sex comb on midleg-like protein 2 isoform X3; this encodes MGKTPIKDPKDGKKEKPGKTVPPTGITPSAPKDTFSWEEYLKETSSIPAPPSCFRQARVPPSNDFKVGMKLEAHDPRNSTSVCIATVMGLTGVRLRLRLDGSDNSNDFWRLVDSSDIQPIGTCEKNGDMLQPPLGFRMNASSWPMFLLRTLNGAEMAPATAFKKEPLRPPQNNFKPGMKLEAVDKKNPYLICPATIGEVKGDEVFVMFDGWRGAFDYWCKYDSRDIFPVGWCSLTKHSLQPPGNSVTLPKSLQILTASPSKPNRRSMQSPYRLPNPLPPLPVRKGVRGRRPKSETIALLKAVAEAAAAQNDTVPEDTQLEPRPHKKRGPKPGSKRKSKIFQSTTQLPSIQVPQESPPSLNSVVSTVCVYVNKHGNCGPHLDRKQMQHLPDHFGPGPVNAVLQQVVQSCIDCAYQPKVLLSALQTHSGGGEIVRVRTDGGVCVVKLPSASSASFVLRFLETMCRHLQCDNLFSSQPFSHYTAYDRTKSVKEEALDIPSLARGSKRSLSGVSPPYAAPLSPKHLRTEAHPSEETLPHEENGLIKEQRYMDSASNSMTPRPQTARSSSEYHSQASSLYHHGNATPMRRLSSNPAELSSTQPLRRVEAASSTTGPEVSEREQHPSKNPSSWTIEEVMQFVRDADPTALAPHAELFRKHEIDGKALMLLRSDMIMKYMGLKLGPALKLCHHIERLKQGKV
- the LOC115418307 gene encoding sex comb on midleg-like protein 2 isoform X4 → MGKTPIKDPKDGKKEKPGKTVPPTDTFSWEEYLKETSSIPAPPSCFRQARVPPSNDFKVGMKLEAHDPRNSTSVCIATVMGLTGVRLRLRLDGSDNSNDFWRLVDSSDIQPIGTCEKNGDMLQPPLGFRMNASSWPMFLLRTLNGAEMAPATAFKKEPLRPPQNNFKPGMKLEAVDKKNPYLICPATIGEVKGDEVFVMFDGWRGAFDYWCKYDSRDIFPVGWCSLTKHSLQPPGNSVTLPKSLQILTASPSKPNRRSMQSPYRLPNPLPPLPVRKGVRGRRPKSETIALLKAVAEAAAAQNDTVPEDTQLEPRPHKKRGPKPGSKRKSKIFQSTTQLPSIQVPQESPPSLNSVVSTVCVYVNKHGNCGPHLDRKQMQHLPDHFGPGPVNAVLQQVVQSCIDCAYQPKVLLSALQTHSGGGEIVRVRTDGGVCVVKLPSASSASFVLRFLETMCRHLQCDNLFSSQPFSHYTAYDRTKSVKEEALDIPSLARGSKRSLSGVSPPYAAPLSPKHLRTEAHPSEAETLPHEENGLIKEQRYMDSASNSMTPRPQTARSSSEYHSQASSLYHHGNATPMRRLSSNPAELSSTQPLRRVEAASSTTGPEVSEREQHPSKNPSSWTIEEVMQFVRDADPTALAPHAELFRKHEIDGKALMLLRSDMIMKYMGLKLGPALKLCHHIERLKQGKV
- the rai2 gene encoding retinoic acid-induced protein 2, whose product is MEGSDSASVNMAQPQTDVCNAEVGGGGEMPGKAENGVNPLISTESCDDSATGLSKGGVPNLTEAPSVVSPTAESPGGVALKVATTVLHPVCLGESPLMLPIHLQMAGAAGPQLSQMGAAPYLITSQSPVSLPLVLDQQVLQHMSPSVIPQATNCPQLPLQNNVLCQNPLTFALPPGVDQKSAGQAQDANLLSLLQNPAFAAILQDLFPSSQGGSSTCQSPGSNFFPLPPLTPPYTSPLAPLVPPATLLVPYPVIIPLPVPLPVPLPIPVPVPQTEDSKGNVPKPVCTVSKSTQTSLKDTTSPPLSSSRSTTTFQTQSTSPSSLPSDEGQALDLSVRAVEPKQEYPSVQQDSVLDLSVPGVRKKCVQSCSVGGSPGRERELGQDSSATALSLGVECTQTLDSKLLGSLASLEFSRQHKWVVDSSAGGSSSLGPEASLSGAGNLEIVSASQTAKVIVSVKDAIPAILCGKIKGLSGVSTKNFSIKRDGSQGTSLQQLYGVQSVSQGEQHDPNDPLKKVPKNRAIKLKKVSSQEIHFLPIKKQRLAALLPRK